One part of the Sphingopyxis sp. PAMC25046 genome encodes these proteins:
- a CDS encoding alpha/beta hydrolase, producing the protein MIGEQGTVGYRSRPEDRPNRSRARPRVRRAAASKGNAMTAGSSADRRHFLQAAGLGAAGVAVAGFPMANAAQIGKGANAQSLASPTMGQLRRVRAGDLDVAYAEMGPAEGPVAILLHGWPYDIHCYEEVAPLLAKAGYRVIVPYLRGYGPTRFIGADAFRNGQQTVLALDVIALMDALKIGTATLGGCDWGARTACIVAAIWPERCTALVSVSGYLIGSQEAGAMPLPPKAERSWWYQFYFATDRGERGYETNRAEFSKLIWQSASPEWRFDDATFARSAQAFDNPDHVAIVIHNYRWRLGLADGDPRLDALERRLAAAPIISVPAITLEGDANGAPHPEPRDYAGKFSGRYAHRTIGGGIGHNLPQEAPVAFAAAVIDVAKAG; encoded by the coding sequence ATGATCGGCGAACAGGGGACGGTCGGTTACCGGTCCCGACCGGAAGACCGACCGAACCGCAGCCGTGCGCGCCCTCGGGTACGCCGTGCCGCCGCATCGAAAGGCAATGCCATGACCGCCGGCTCCAGCGCCGATCGCAGACATTTCCTGCAGGCCGCCGGCCTCGGCGCGGCGGGCGTCGCCGTGGCGGGATTTCCGATGGCGAATGCAGCGCAGATTGGCAAAGGCGCGAACGCACAGTCGCTGGCATCGCCAACCATGGGGCAGCTGCGGCGGGTGAGAGCCGGCGATCTCGACGTGGCCTACGCCGAAATGGGTCCGGCGGAAGGCCCGGTCGCCATCCTACTGCATGGCTGGCCGTACGATATCCACTGCTATGAAGAGGTCGCGCCGCTGCTGGCCAAGGCGGGCTATCGGGTGATCGTCCCCTATCTGCGCGGCTACGGACCGACGCGATTCATCGGTGCCGATGCCTTTCGCAACGGCCAACAGACGGTGCTCGCGCTCGATGTCATCGCCTTGATGGATGCGCTCAAGATCGGGACCGCCACGCTCGGCGGTTGCGACTGGGGCGCGCGCACCGCGTGCATCGTCGCGGCGATCTGGCCCGAGCGATGCACCGCACTGGTTTCGGTCAGCGGATATCTGATCGGCAGCCAAGAGGCGGGCGCGATGCCATTGCCGCCCAAGGCCGAACGCTCCTGGTGGTATCAATTCTACTTCGCCACCGATCGCGGCGAGCGTGGATATGAGACCAATCGCGCTGAGTTCTCGAAACTCATCTGGCAAAGCGCGTCGCCCGAGTGGAGGTTCGACGACGCCACCTTCGCGCGATCGGCGCAGGCGTTCGACAATCCCGACCATGTCGCGATCGTGATTCACAATTATCGCTGGCGACTGGGACTGGCGGATGGCGATCCCCGACTTGATGCACTGGAAAGACGCCTGGCAGCAGCGCCGATCATCAGCGTCCCGGCGATCACGCTGGAAGGCGACGCAAATGGCGCGCCGCACCCCGAGCCGCGCGACTATGCCGGGAAATTCTCCGGCCGATACGCGCATCGCACGATCGGCGGCGGCATTGGCCATAATCTACCCCAGGAAGCACCCGTCGCATTTGCGGCAGCCGTCATCGATGTTGCGAAAGCAGGTTAG
- a CDS encoding MBL fold metallo-hydrolase codes for MIPKTNITDREGLDELVPSRYALQVGDIEVLVISDGVLPIPANVLAHNVEPEVLGSWLDDQFLPRDVAEWPLNVLVVRSGAQTILVDCGLGFDPNLELGKAGRLIQRLAAAGVDLASVTDVILTHMHMDHIGGLVVDGIKERMRPDLRVHVAAAEVAFWEDPDFSLTAMPEGFPDALRRTATRFMELYRDQVQSFEEEYEVAPGVLVQRTGGHTPGHSVVRIASGGDRLTFVGDAIFQVSFERPGWYNGFEHDPAEAARVRVELMRGFAENREAFVATHLPFPSIFHVALDGDAFRCVPAVWDY; via the coding sequence ATGATCCCGAAGACGAATATTACCGACCGAGAAGGGCTCGATGAGCTGGTACCGTCGCGCTACGCGCTGCAGGTCGGCGACATCGAAGTGCTCGTGATCAGCGACGGTGTGCTGCCGATCCCTGCCAACGTCCTGGCGCATAATGTCGAGCCCGAAGTCCTGGGCTCCTGGCTCGACGACCAGTTCCTCCCGCGCGATGTGGCCGAGTGGCCGCTCAACGTCCTCGTGGTGCGGAGCGGCGCGCAGACCATCCTCGTCGACTGCGGGCTCGGCTTCGATCCGAACCTCGAACTCGGGAAGGCTGGTCGCCTGATCCAGCGCCTTGCGGCCGCCGGCGTCGATCTTGCATCGGTAACCGACGTGATCCTCACCCATATGCACATGGATCATATCGGCGGCCTGGTCGTCGATGGCATCAAGGAGCGGATGCGTCCCGATCTGCGGGTCCATGTCGCGGCCGCCGAGGTCGCGTTCTGGGAGGATCCCGATTTCTCGCTTACCGCCATGCCCGAGGGGTTCCCCGATGCGCTTCGCCGCACCGCCACCCGGTTCATGGAGCTTTATCGCGACCAGGTACAAAGTTTCGAAGAAGAATATGAAGTCGCGCCCGGCGTTCTCGTCCAACGCACCGGTGGCCACACGCCCGGCCATAGCGTGGTTCGCATCGCCTCGGGCGGCGACCGGCTCACATTCGTCGGCGACGCGATATTCCAGGTCTCGTTCGAACGTCCTGGCTGGTACAATGGCTTCGAGCACGATCCCGCGGAAGCCGCTCGCGTCCGGGTCGAGCTCATGCGCGGGTTCGCGGAAAACCGCGAAGCGTTCGTGGCGACGCATCTTCCGTTCCCGTCGATCTTCCATGTGGCTCTCGACGGAGACGCCTTTCGATGCGTTCCCGCTGTCTGGGACTATTGA
- a CDS encoding antibiotic biosynthesis monooxygenase family protein — translation MFDSLFRPAGNAVIVFINVFQVDPSNQQRLVDILTKVTGEIVSKAPGFISSTLHRSTDGSKVTMYAKWASLADYEAMRQDPAPRPYLEEALSFATFDPGMYEVVGEFGSKTTDGQSPLL, via the coding sequence ATGTTCGATTCGCTTTTTCGCCCAGCTGGGAACGCCGTGATTGTCTTCATAAATGTCTTTCAGGTCGATCCGTCCAATCAACAGCGATTGGTCGATATATTGACCAAGGTGACGGGCGAGATCGTCAGCAAAGCGCCTGGGTTCATTTCGTCGACCCTTCATCGCAGCACAGACGGCAGCAAGGTCACCATGTACGCCAAATGGGCCAGCCTCGCTGACTACGAGGCCATGCGCCAAGACCCAGCGCCACGCCCATATCTCGAAGAAGCCCTGTCATTCGCTACATTTGATCCCGGCATGTATGAGGTGGTTGGCGAGTTCGGTTCAAAAACGACGGATGGACAATCCCCTCTGCTTTGA
- a CDS encoding SDR family oxidoreductase codes for MKIVVIGGTGLIGSKVVTKLNEAGHQAIAAAPNTGVNTITGEGLAEAMSGAEVVVDLANSPTFEDQVAMDFFQTAGRNLVEAETAAGVRHHIALSVVGTERLQASGYFRAKLAQEKLIEESPIPYTILHATQFMEFLRGIAQSGVVGDEIRLPHAFIQPMAAEDVAGAVAAVALAEPANRTIEIGGPEKFYLDELIARVLHHDKDPRPVVADPAAPYFGVVIDDNSLIPGPAAKLGATRFDWWLENVPPPPRR; via the coding sequence ATGAAGATCGTCGTGATTGGAGGAACCGGGCTCATCGGTTCGAAAGTCGTCACCAAGCTCAATGAAGCAGGTCATCAGGCGATCGCCGCGGCGCCCAACACCGGGGTCAACACGATCACTGGCGAGGGCCTTGCCGAGGCAATGTCGGGCGCCGAGGTCGTCGTCGATCTCGCCAACTCGCCGACATTCGAAGACCAGGTCGCGATGGACTTTTTCCAGACCGCCGGGCGGAATCTTGTCGAGGCCGAGACGGCCGCGGGCGTGCGTCATCATATCGCGCTATCGGTCGTCGGCACCGAGCGCCTGCAGGCCAGCGGCTATTTTCGCGCCAAGCTCGCGCAAGAGAAGCTGATCGAGGAAAGCCCGATTCCTTACACGATCCTCCATGCCACCCAGTTCATGGAGTTTTTGCGCGGCATTGCCCAGTCGGGAGTTGTCGGCGACGAAATCCGGCTCCCGCACGCCTTCATCCAGCCGATGGCCGCGGAAGACGTCGCCGGGGCGGTGGCGGCCGTTGCGCTCGCCGAGCCCGCCAACCGGACGATCGAGATCGGCGGCCCCGAGAAATTCTATCTCGACGAGCTGATCGCTCGCGTCCTGCACCATGACAAGGATCCGCGCCCGGTCGTCGCCGATCCCGCAGCGCCCTATTTCGGCGTCGTGATCGACGACAACTCGCTGATCCCGGGGCCTGCCGCGAAGCTCGGCGCCACGCGCTTCGACTGGTGGCTCGAAAACGTCCCGCCGCCGCCGCGCAGATAG
- a CDS encoding carboxymuconolactone decarboxylase family protein, with the protein MKPRMNIFQTAPEAMKAMLEVEKAVDASGLDHGLLELVKLRASQINGCAFCIYMHSKDATKHGESDMRIHLLDAWRDSPLFTDRERAVLGWTESLTRVAKTHAPDADYELLKAHFDDKEIAHLTVAIAAINFWNKVQIGLRAVHPVEAAAAAA; encoded by the coding sequence ATGAAGCCCCGCATGAATATTTTCCAGACCGCTCCCGAAGCCATGAAGGCGATGCTCGAAGTCGAGAAGGCCGTTGATGCCTCGGGCCTCGATCATGGCCTGCTCGAGCTGGTCAAGCTGCGCGCGTCGCAGATCAACGGCTGTGCCTTCTGCATCTATATGCACAGCAAGGATGCGACCAAGCATGGCGAAAGCGACATGCGCATTCATCTGCTCGACGCCTGGCGCGACTCGCCGCTGTTCACCGATCGCGAACGCGCCGTCCTCGGCTGGACCGAATCGCTGACGCGGGTCGCCAAGACGCACGCCCCCGACGCCGATTACGAACTGCTCAAGGCGCATTTCGACGACAAGGAAATCGCGCATCTCACCGTCGCGATCGCCGCGATCAACTTTTGGAACAAGGTCCAGATCGGTCTGCGCGCGGTCCACCCTGTCGAAGCGGCCGCTGCCGCGGCCTGA